The proteins below are encoded in one region of Strix aluco isolate bStrAlu1 chromosome 8, bStrAlu1.hap1, whole genome shotgun sequence:
- the PDE4DIP gene encoding myomegalin isoform X1, with translation MKETCRICARELCGNQRRWIFHTAAKLNLQVLLSHVLGRELCRDGKSEFACSKCAFMLDRIYRFDTVIARIEALSIERLQKLLLEKDRLKFCIASMYRRNNEDSSTDDRGGEGTVDLSNLPDVRYTALLQEDFAYSGYEYWTDQEEHGLESHSCHASEGASNRPRRCRGCATLRVADADYEAICKVPRKVARSISCGLSSRWSASMGNEESSVCDVAESTSARVPVDGESMEEGTPASSVESLDTTVETSPPQQKDEDADKGVKGNGKGDDFSDDRMTPNSSLSGNRLELALSLIKALDYKPLQSPPGSRLPIPVKSNLPPPKLSRDLADGSSSAGLACAGSAFVNADRKSFSRAPLGLSLEISELQELWDDLCEDYMPLRVQNLQDEHQQLAPGDPAAGEHVPDLCVAELQGKIQQFEAANKLLQEKLNELNFELKSVQETSQRQDCTIQSLNEVLKSKESKTEELYHIIEGQNETMGKLRDMLHRSHLGQLQMSESPLSSQEQQMSLLDLQNTLFCTKLEVQKLKRAQRQKEHQLTEARRATQLLETMVHEEEQQKEAALKHNQELRAVVQQLQAELQDKAQQLQTVEWEKCRELQAQEQKVHRLSQHLARKEQLLQESRELLQCQQSSDKSPAAMNAMLEKLQQRVSDRDDALERAVDEKFCALEKKEQELQQLHLSIRERGSDLERLRNVLSSNEATIHSLESLLKAKTLELEQVSATCQNLQWLKEEIEAKSCIRQKEQEGIIQQLQTCLHDRNKEVEELTATLLCKLGPGQSEIAEELCLRLQHKEKMLQDLLSDRNHQTTEHDAEIRELLQALSTKEQQSRVAAEKMAHALAERSCELQLLRQHVLGKEPVGTQLAGARLLKQDKQPIQEILQRACGATAIAGPPQGDSSCRTEGVTMSAAELEKDLVNAKEELELMAKKERESRRELAALQSVVATQEEELQVQASDIESLTRTIQIKEDLIKDLQMQLVDPEEIPAVERLTQEVLVLREKVALVESRGQEATGNRRQQLLLMLEGLVAERNRLNEALQAERQLYGSLVKFHTHPDSAARDHTLQVELEGVHELRGQLEEALGRSLERLSRLETQGAIGGQATGTDADDASTNFTSSIKEEAAHGVATQHSSPRTPKESGGTERTLMGSTAPAMLERELQAEKELRELKAQLEEAGFSSVSQIRKAMLSLCLENAELKEQMGEATSLLESGEQEEAGLGTPLAPEPHRLQRKSRSALRDHPTGGSGDGQGVPAERGAVPAKRPALEARSQDDVPKRPCPGTTGGGDRSHVEGTIPGGGWPGLGAELRSQVAQGQRQCQELQDKLAASEATVRAQAEQLEKYHILLPGEPHAQQLSKQVQVDFQDLGYETCGRSETEADRDETTSPECEEPDVFSEPSLGEEPGSLCQPGMPRAGKAARKAVAPVDVGALHQHIQDLKTQLLNANKVIQSLQRRARSISVTSGYTSGTERPPPGPMALASPAYSLTDEDEGWQSDGHSTLCPPALRAHRDLQHLVHRVTLLEAQLPATKPGGILPKELQSATWPGKYDSLIQAQARELSHLRQVLREGRGVSRSLAQHLRDALRSFEDILRGTDIDYYLGQGFREQLAQGRQLAERLSNKLGTRDRQDGEDKTSHELLALRLSRELQEKEKVIESLEAKLQERCESPGSSHPPSESSRSATSSSFVSEGLEPCSDGDAASECSQCHEEPARIAGLHFDSLSKPVSAPLPVLAPGLPPFLPAEPPHPAAPPLLGCCGTPVCSLAEAQQELQVLRRQLGESVTLPVAPAKPTAPLGPFGEGSKAPASLCRHGALQSLAEIPGATETCALWDVPPPGQPLYGALPLGYPSSQRLTGADLLEEHLVEIRSLRQRLEESICTNDRLREQLERRLASTSKASGLPGDVCTQTLEPGLQLSGENQALREDNRTLRLQCDHLSQELAQVQEALLAACSRAREAEAELGQRRGEQRRLAEELTKHQEGVQQLREERRSLQEDNNRLQHTVTLLQQQYEEHRLLLQTLRMELHVYESLPGPSAETRAGCFPSPPVRDVGTSSAAPLFSQLPSDTSVARRMDEPRGADPLVSKTEGPTGAHVVGRLDTYRALEQHILEGKALAHELMCLTRPALGLPNCPLPGKEVTRGQDGAGGGGGPDPPWPMCKVAPEPATSPEACRAGKWQVVPSLGAVAGTALPCWAGHGESPGAAGCGCPSSTGSRTLLPQALGWAGAGHLWGSASTLHHVLEECASFLAAFWSTVLPVGPAQHQGKEQELQGEIVALRAQLSEREDALRSTAERLRGTAQLKDSMEQFIVSQLTRTHSVLRKARTNLEVKAQQALPVA, from the exons ATGAAGGAAACCTGCCGGATCTGTGCCCGGGAGCTGTGTGGCAACCAGCGGCGATGGATCTTCCACACGGCAGCCAAGCTGAACCTCCAGGTGCTGCTCTCCCACGTCCTGGGCAGGGAGCTGTGCCGGGATGGCAAATCTGAGTTCGCTTGCAGCAAGTGTGCCTTCATGCTGGACCGCATCTACAGGTTCGACACTGTCATCGCGCGCATCGAAGCCCTCTCCATCGAGCGCCTGCAGAAACTGCTGCTGGAGAAAGACCGCCTCAAGTTCTGCATTGCAAGCATGTACCGCAGGAACAACGAGGACTCTAGCACAGATGACAGAGGTGGAGAAGGGACTGTGGACCTTTCTAACCTGCCTGACGTACGGTACACTGCCCTCCTTCAGGAGGACTTTGCTTATTCTGGGTATGAATATTGGACGGATCAGGAAGAGCACGGCTTGGAGTCACATAGCTGCCATGCTTCAGAGGGAGCAAGTAACCGCCCGCGGCGCTGCCGAGGCTGTGCCACGCTGCGGGTGGCCGATGCCGACTATGAAGCAATTTGCAAAGTGCCGCGAAAGGTGGCCAGAAGCATCTCCTGCGGGCTGTCCAGCCGGTGGTCGGCCAGCATGGGCAACGAGGAGTCATCCGTGTGTGATGTGGCAGAGTCCACCAGCGCCAGAGTGCCTGTGGATGGGGAGAGCATGGAAGAAGGCACGCCTGCATCCTCTGTTGAGTCCCTGGACACGACTGTGGAGACAAGccctccacagcagaaggacgaAGATGCAGATAAGGGGGTGAAAGGGAATGGGAAAGGTGATGACTTCTCCGATGACCGCATGACCCCAAACTCTTCATTGAGCGGGAACAGGCTGGAGCTGGCCCTCAGTTTGATCAAGGCTTTGGACTACAAACCCCTTCAGAGCCCCCCAGGCAGCAGGCTACCTATTCCTGTGAAGTCCAACTTGCCCCCTCCCAAGCTCAGCCGTGACTTGGCAGATGGCAGCTCTTCTGCTGGGTTAGCATGTGCTGGTTCTGCCTTTGTGAATGCAGACAGAAAATCCTTTTCCAGAGCTCCTTTGGGTCTTTCCCTGGAGATTTCTGAACTGCAGGAGCTGTGGGATGACCTCTGTGAGGATTATATGCCGCTGCGGGTACAG aATTTGCAGGATGAACATCAGCAGCTGGCTCCAGGTGACCCGGCAGCAGGGGAGCATGTGCCCGATCTCTGTGTTGCAGAGCTGCAGGGTAAAATCCAGCAGTTTGAAGCTGCCAACAAG TTGTTACAGGAAAAGCTGAATGAAttgaattttgaattaaaatctgTCCAAGAAACATCGCAAAGGCAAGATTGTACAATCCAGAGTCTGAACGAGGTCCTGAAGAGCAAAGAGAGTAAG ACAGAAGAGCTGTACCATATCATTGAAGGGCAGAATGAGACAATGGGCAAGCTGCGGGACATGTTACACAGAAGCCACCTGGGACAGTTGCAG ATGTCAGAGAGCCCACTCTCATCCCAGGAGCAGCAAATGTCACTGCTAGATCTTCAGAATACGCTTTTCTGCACCAAGCTGGAGGTGCAGAAACTGAAAAGAGCTCAGCGCCAGAAAGAGCATCAACTGACTGAAGCCAGGAGAGCAACCCAGCTCCTAGAGACCATGGTGCAtgaggaggagcagcagaaagaggCAGCCTTGAAACACAACCAG GAGCTGCGTGCTGTGGtacagcagctgcaggcagagctgcaggacaAGGCTCAGCAGCTCCAGACGGTAGAGTGGGAGAAATGCCGTGAGCTGCAGGCCCAGGAGCAGAAAGTTCACCGTTTGAGTCAGCATCTGGCTCGCAAGGAACAGCTTCTGCAG GAATCAAGAGAGCTTCTGCAATGCCAGCAAAGCTCGGACAAGAGTCCTGCAGCCATGAATGCCATGTTGGAGAAACTGCAGCAGCGAGTCAGCGACAGGGATGATGCTCTGGAG CGAGCAGTGGATGAGAAGTTCTGTGCCCTGGAGAAGAAAGAGCAAGAGCTGCAACAGCTCCATCTCTCAATAAGGGAGCGTGGAAGTGACCTGGAGAGACTGCGCAATGTCCTATCCAGCAACGAGGCCACCATTCAT AGCCTGGAGAGCCTCCTGAAAGCCAAAACCCTGGAACTAGAGCAGGTCTCAGCAACCTGCCAAAACCTCCAGTGGCTCAAGGAGGAGATCGAAGCCAAATCCTGCATCaggcagaaggagcaggaggggatCATCCAGCAGCTGCAGACCTGCTTGCATGACAGGAACAAGGAAGTGGAG GAGCTTACAGCAACTCTGCTGTGCAAGTTGGGCCCAGGACAGAGTGAGAtagcagaggagctgtgcttgCGTCTCCAGCACAAGGAGAAGATGCTGCAGGATCTCCTCAGTGACAGGAACCATCAGACCACGGAGCATGATGCTGAAATCCGGGAGCTGCTGCAGGCCCTGAGCACCaaggagcagcagagcaga GTGGCTGCTGAGAAGATGGCACATGCTTTGGCTGAAAGGAGCTGCGAGTTACAACTCCTACGCCAGCATGTGTTGGGGAAGGAGCCTGTCGGGACCCAGTTGGCTGGTGCCAGGCTGTTGAAGCAGGACAAACAGCCCATACAA GAAATACTGCAAAGAGCTTGTGGAGCTACAGCCATTGCCGGACCCCCACAGGGGGACAGCAGCTGCAGGACAGAGGGAG TTACAATGTCAGCAGCAGAACTTGAGAAGGATCTTGTTAATGCCAAAGAGGAGCTGGAGCTGATGgcaaagaaggaaagggaaagcagG CGGGAGCTCGCTGCTCTCCAGTCTGTTGTGGCCAcgcaggaggaagagctgcaggTGCAGGCCTCCGATATAGAGTCCTTGACCAGGACCATCCAGATCAAAGAGGACCTCATCAAG GATCTGCAGATGCAGCTGGTAGATCCCGAAGAAATTCCAGCCGTGGAAAGGCTGACGCAAGAAGTGCTGGTGCTTCGGGAGAAAGTGGCCTTAGTGGAGTCACGAGGACAGGAGGCTACTGGAAACAGAAGGCAGCAG TTGTTACTGATGCTGGAAGGGCTGGTGGCTGAAAGGAATCGGTTAAATGAGGCTCTCCAGGCAGAGAGGCAGCTCTACGGCAGCCTGGTAAAGTTTCACACGCACCCAGACAG CGCTGCAAGAgaccacactctgcaggtggaGCTGGAGGGGGTCCACGAGCTCCGGGGACAACTGGAAGAAGCTCTTGGAAGAAGCTTGGAGCGTTTGAGCAGGCTGGAGACACAGGGCGCCATAGGAG GTCAGGCCACAGGCACAGATGCTGATGATGCCAGTACCAACTTCACCAGCAGCATCAAGGAAGAAGCAGCCCATGGCGTGGCAACCCAGCAC AGCAGTCCCCGGACCCCTAAGGAAAGTGGGGGCACTGAAAGGACCCTGATGGGGAGCACGGCACCCGCCATGCTGGAGCGGGAGTTGCAGGCAGAAAAGGAGCTGCGGGAGCTGAAGGCACAGCTGGAGGAAGCTGGCTTCTCCTCTGTCTCCCAAATCAG GAAGGCGATGCTGAGCCTGTGCCTGGAGAATGCGGAGCTGAAGGAGCAGATGGGTGAAGCCACATCACTGCTGGagagtggggagcaggaggaggctgggctgggcaccCCCCTGGCCCCTGAGCCCCACAGGCTGCAGCGGAAGAGCCGCAGTGCCCTCAGGGATCACCCGACTGGTGGCAGCGGGGATGGCCAGGGGGTCCCGGCAGAGCGGGGAGCTGTGCCTGCCAAACGCCCAGCGCTGGAGGCACGATCCCAGGATGATGTGCCCAAGAGACCTTGCCCTGGCACCACGGGTGGAGGGGACAGGAGCCAT GTGGAGGGCACGATCCCTGGCGGgggctggccagggctgggcGCGGAGCTGCGGTCCCAGGTGGCGCAGGGCCAAAGGCAgtgccaggagctgcaggacaAGCTCGCCGCCTCGGAGGCCACGGTGCGGGCGCAAGCTGAGCAGCTGGAGAAGTACCACATCCTGCTCC CAGGTGAACCCCACGCCCAGCAGCTCAGCAAGCAAGTGCAGGTGGACTTCCAGGACCTGGGCTATGAGACGTGTGGGCGAAGCGAGACTGAGGCTGACCGGGACGAGACCACCAGCCCCG aGTGCGAGGAGCCAGATGTATTCAGCGAGCCCAGCCTGGGCGAGGAGCCGGGGTCCCTGTGCCAGCCAGGGATGCCCAGGGCGGGCAAGGCTGCCCGGAAAGCTGTGGCTCCGGTGGACGTGGGAGCCCTGCACCAGCACATACAGGACCTCAAGACACAGCTACTCAATGCCAACAAGGTGATCCAGAGCCTGCAGCGCCGTGCCCGCTCCATCTCTGTCACCAGTGGCTACACCTCTGGCACCGAGCGGCCCCCACCAGGTCCCATGGCCCTGGCCTCCCCAGCCTACAGCCTCACTGACGAGGACGAGGGCTGGCAGTCGGATGGCCACAGCACCCTCTGCCCGCCCGCCCTGCGGGCACACCGCGACCTGCAGCACCTCGTGCACCGCGTCACCCTCCTCGAGGCACAGCTGCCTGCAACCAAGCCTGGAGGCATTTTGCCCAAGGAGCTGCAATCTGCCACTTGGCCGGG GAAGTACGACTCGCTGATCCAGGCACAGGCTCGCGAGCTCTCCCACCTCCGGCAGGTGCTGCGGGAGGGCCGTGGGGTGAGCCGCAGCCTGGCCCAGCACCTGCGTGATGCCCTGCGGTCCTTTGAGGACATTCTCCGTGGCACCGACATCGACTACTACTTGGGCCAGGGCTTCCGGGAGCAGctggcccagggcaggcagctggcTGAGAGGCTCAGCAACAAGCTGGGCACCA GAGATCGACAAGATGGGGAGGATAAAACCAGCCACGAACTCCTGGCACTGAG GCTCAGCCGGGAGCTCCAGGAGAAGGAGAAGGTGATTGAGAGCCTGGAGGCGAAGCTGCAGGAGCGTTGTGAGTCCCCGGGCAGCAGCCACCCACCCTCCGAATCATCCCGCTctgccaccagctcctccttcGTGTCTGAGGGGCTGGAGCCCTGCTCGGACGGGGACGCAGCCAGCGAGTGCAGCCAGTGCCATGAGGAGCCCGCCCGAATCGCAG GCCTTCACTTTGACTCCTTGTCCAAACCTGTTAGTGcccccctgcctgtgctggcccCCGGGCTGCCCCCCTTCCTGCCTGCTGAGCCCCCCCATCCCGCAGCCCCGCCTCTCCTGGGCTGCTGCGGGACCCCCGTCTGCTCCCTGGCCGAGGCGCAGCAGGAACTGCAGGTGCTCCGGAGGCAGCTGGGAGAAA GTGTGACGCTGCCCGTAGCACCAGCAAAGCCCACAGCCCCACTGGGCCCCTTCGGAGAGGGCAGCAAAGCCCCGGCGTCGCTCTGCCGACACGGTgcgctgcagagcctggctgagatCCCCGGGGCCACCGAGACCTGCGCCCTCTGGGACGTACCCCCTCCCGGCCAGCCGCTTTATGGGGCCCTGCCGTTGGGGTACCCCTCCAGCCAGAGGCTAACGG GGGCAGACCTGCTGGAGGAACACTTGGTGGAGATCCGGAGCCTGCGCCAGCGCCTCGAGGAGTCCATCTGCACCAACGACCGGCTCCGGGAGCAGCTCGAACGCCGCCTGGCCTCCACCAGCAAGGCCAGCG GACTGCCTGGAGATGTCTGCACCCAGACGCTGGAGCCGGGGCTGCAGCTGAGCGGGGAGAACCAGGCTCTGCGTGAGGACAACCGGACCCTGCGGCTCCAGTGTGACCACCTCTCCCAAG agctggcGCAGGTGCAGGAGGCGCTCCTGGCTGCCTGCTCCCGGGCACGGGAGGCTGAAGCAGAGCTGGGCCAGAGGCGTGGGGAGCAGCGGAGGCTGGCGGAGGAGCTCACCAAGCACCAAGAGGGTGTCCAGCAGCTCCGGGAGGAGCGGCGCTCTCTGCAGGAGGACAACAACAG gctgcagcacaCAGTGAcgctcctgcagcagcagtaTGAGGAGCACCGCCTGCTCCTGCAGACCCTGCGCATGGAGCTGCACGTCTATGAGAGCCTTCCTGGCCCCTCTGCCGAGACCCGTGCAG GCTGCTTCCCATCTCCTCCAGTGCGGGATGTTGGCACAAGTTCAGCAGCTCCCCTCTTCTCCCAGCTGCCCTCTGACACGTCGGTGGCCCGGCGGATGGATG AGCCACGTGGGGCAGACCCGCTGGTGAGCAAGACCGAGGGACCGACGGGGGCCCATGTTGTCGGCCGCCTGGACACCTACCGGGCCCTGGAGCAGCACATCCTGGAGGGGAAGGCGCTGGCCCACGAGCTGATGTGTCTCACGCGCCCGGCCCTTGGGCTGCCCAACTGCCCACTCCCAGGAAAGGAGGTAACGCGTGGGCAGgacggggctggcggcggcggggggccagACCCTCCGTGGCCCATGTGTAAAGTGGCTCCTGAGCCCGCTACCAGCCCTGAGGCTTGCAGGGCCGGCAAGTGGCAGGTAGTCCCCAGCCTGGGGGCTGTTGCCGGCACTGCCCTGCCATGTTGGGCTGGGCACGGCGAGTCCCCGGGTGCAGCGGGATGCGGGTGCCCCAGCAGCACCGGCTCCCGCACCCTTCTCCCGCAGGCCCTGGGGTGGGCGGGCGCCGGGCACCTCTGGGGCAGCGCCAGCACCCTGCACCACGTCCTGGAGGAGTGTGCATCTTTCCTCGCTGCCTTCTGGAGCACTGTGCTGCCTGTCGGCCCTGCCCAGCACCAGGGCAAG GAGCAGGAGCTACAGGGCGAGATCGTGGCGCTGCGGGCCCAGCTGTCTGAGAGGGAGGATGCTCTGCGGAGCACGGCCGAGCGGCTGCGTGGCACAGCCCAGCTCAAGGACAGCATGGAGCAGTTCATCGTGAGCCAGC TGACCAGGACCCACAGTGTGCTGCGCAAGGCCAGGACGAACCTGGAG GTGAAGGCCCAGCAGGCCCTGCCTGTCGCATGA